Within Butyrivibrio fibrisolvens, the genomic segment GAGGCTACTTTGAAGTCTCCAAATATGACAATTAGCATCAATATAGTAATAAATATAGCAACAAAAATAAGTACAATCTTCTTCATTCAGGCTCCATTCAGACAGTTCCAGTAGTTTAAGCGGGTATAATATGTAAACTTAGCGCTCGCCAAGCATACGCCGTTCTTTAAGCATGCACCAATACAAGCTTAACGTTCGGCATATGTTTACCAAGTCGAGCAAGCTCAAGTCAAAATATCTTTTGACCTTTACGTCATCATATCCTTCTTGCCACAATCTATCTACGCCTTTATACAGATAATGCAAATACAGCCCCACTTAATGCAAAAATCCGGCAAAATGGCTCCAAACCACTTTGTCGGGTTAGGCATACTATGAGGAGGTGTCAAAAGTTCCTTTTGACACCATATAACTACTTACGTCATACTTTGGTAATCAACAAAAGCAAGATCAAACATCGGATCATCGAACCTTCCACTTCTTCAATCACTGCAAAACTTATATCAAGTACCACGGCAATACTCAAGCCCTGAATTCAATGATCCTGCTAGATTCGCTTTCGCTTCCATCTTCAAACACAGCTGTAACCTTGACCTGATATACATCTGCTGCCGGCAGCCTGAAAGGTAGAACTGATGCCGACTTCTTTTCCTTCACAGTCACACTCCTTAAGGGAAAAAACTGAAAGTCTACGGACCCTTTCCTGTACACGTTATAGGATCTCGCCCCCTCCACGTCATTCCAGATAAGGAGGAAATTCGCCATACTGTCAGCCACATAAAGCTCCTGCATGGCAAAACCTGTTGGGATATCAGTAGCAGTATCCAGTCTGCCAGGGCCTTCTTTTACCAGAAGAGGCTTTTTAACAGGTTCGAAGCTTATATCTACATAAAGCTTAAGCTTGTCGATCTCTTCAAAGCCTTCCATAGTAAGGATAGCTCCTGCTACCATCCTTGCATATATCAATGCGCCGTATTCCTGAAGATGAGTATTGTCAGATACGCCGTCCTTATAAGCGCCATCAGGATATGCTCCTGCAGGGCACCATAGATGCAGATCCTTGGCTCCTTCCGGGCCTACTTTTTTCATATATTCATTGCTCATCCTGCACAGATCGATAGTTGGAACATGTTCGCGCCTTCCAACCTCGATCATCACATCCCTGTACTCTCCAAAAGATAGCGGGAACTCTCCGTTATAATCATCACAGTTTCTTCTGGATACAGGCGTCACTAGTACAGGGTATATGCCCCGGCTCCTGCATGAGTCTATATATTTCATCAAGAATCCATCGAATTCAGATATGCTCACGTATCTGTTAGGCCGAACAGCGGTTGCATCATTATGAGCCCACTGAATGAAACAATAGTCTCCCGGCCTTGCTCTTCTAAGAAGTGCATTCCACTTACCCTCATCTATAAAAGATCTTGAACTTCTGGCTCCAATTGACCTGTTTTCTATGATAATGCTCTCTTTTTCGTAGACATGGCACTGGGGATATATCCTGTCATCAGACATATACTCTGTTAACTCTTCCCACGGGCAAAAATACTTTTCAAAGACCTGCCCCCACCCCATCTGCGGATAATAAAACTTCTCATAAGTCTGGACCGTAGAGTCTGAAGCAAGGAAGATTGTAGGTTTTATGCCCGACTTTTTCTCTTCACATTCTATATATTCTATATCTTTGATATACAAAGAATTAAAGCCTGCATCCTCCTTACAGGTGGCCGCATCCGATACAAAAAATTGAAGAGTTGTATTTTCATGAATAGAACAATTTATGAAGGATATCTCCTGATCGCATCCCGGCATGATCATTGCATCTTTGATCATAAGGACTTCATCTGCATAACAGTTTACTCTGATAGGTTCTCGGCCTTGATTAGAGAAAATCACAGTCCACTTATAATCCTTAAGTCCTGTCTTTAGCACAAAGATAGGCCCTTCAACATATGTATATATCCCAAATCCTGTCTCTTCCGTCTCGGTCCACGTCCTCGAACTTATCTTCAAAGTTCCGTTAATAACTGTATCTATAGCGGTATCTATAGCAGTAGATATATCCTTAACTTCGTCTTGCTGCGTTTGGATTCTTTTTACAACTTCTTTTCGAGGATAGTACACTCCGCCAGACCAACCTTTTGCTTTATCAGGATACTCCTTATATCCAATCTCAAACTTTTCTATATCCATACATTCCCCCTTTGAACCAATAGTTCCTCCTCATGTACTACCTATTTTCCCATATCTCTCATTTCGGCAGTAACTTCAGGCAAACGCACTGCCTTTATCTCAATTATCCGTTTTCCGGCAGTACTTCATCAAATCTCATATCGCTCGCGTAATAATATGACGTATACCCCGGCTGATTGTAGCAGTTATTCTGCCAGGCAACAGCTACCCTGTACTGCACATCCTGGAGAGGGGTAAATAGCTTATGCTCTGTAATATCAGTATTTATGTAGATCCTAAGGGCACTGTCATCAGACAACCTAAGTACTATCTCATCTCTGAAGTCTCCGAAGAGATCTGCCACAAGGCAGGGATTTCCTTTAGTTCCATTATTAGTAGCGGTTCCTTTAGGGATCAGCATAGCCCCGTGGACTATATCATTTATAACACCGCACTTATTCTCAGTAAGGTACTCGCTTCCATCAGTGACCTGCGTTGTAAGATCCGCTGCCCAGTGGATGTTCATATTGGTAGATGGAGCCGGGACATCCAGCTTATCTCCTTTGACAGAATAGACATCATTGACCCACACCTGAAGCCCCCTGACATCAGGGCAGATATCGCCTATCATGCATCTTCCAAGGTCAGTTTCTGCATATTCGCCAAAGTATACCTTACCGCTCTCAGCATCTCTAAGAGCATATCCGTAAGGCGCAGCTGTAGCCCCTTCAAACACATTGAAGATCTCAAGTCCGGGACGATCAGGATCTATATTAGCTACATGCATCGCATCTCCATGGCCGAGCTTGGCGTATTTTCCGGAAGGGAGATAGTCATAACTACTGTACAGGACACTTCCATCATGATCTATACAGGCTGCTCCGTATATTATCTCCTGATATCCATCGCCGTCCACATCGGCTGTAGACAGGCTATGATTGCCCTGGCCTGCGATAACTCCGTATACAGGATCAGATCCTTTTTTCTCATGAGGATTATCATTGAAAGGATTACTCATAGGAACATATCCCGAGTCCGCGCTCCATACTTCATTGAATCTGTTATCAAAAAAGTCATAAGCTACAAGTGTTGTCCTTGTATAATATCCCCTACACACGATAAGATAAGGTCTTACTCCATCCAGATAAGCTACCCCTGACAGAAATCTGTCTACCCTGTTGCAAGGCTCTATTCTATTCATGGAGTAGTCCCCCCACATAAGGCCATCATCATCTCTTTTGAATTTGAAAGGAATCGTTTCAAGTTCGCTTCCATCTCCTGCAAACATAGTAAGATACTCAGGTCCTTCATATACGAATCCTTCGAATTCCCACAACCTGTTTTTATCGCTTCTTGAAGGTGCATATACATTGATAAAATAGTCTGTAAGCTCATCTGCATCCTTGTAATCTAAAGGATAAGAGTATCTTGCAGGTATCCCAAAGCACTCTTCCAAAGTCCCCGGCCAGTGCCCGTTTACAACTTCCGGATGGTCCTGCCAATATGTGAATTCTTCTTTTAGATGATTCCTATAATCTTCTGATGAGCAGACATAGTTGTCTTCGTTGGTCACACCTGTTTCAATATCTGCTTGTGGCAAAGAGATGTAGCTATTGCTAATCTCATCGCCCTTTTCATCATAGATATGCATACGCGTTCCGGGAGCTGTCTTAACAGCCATCTCTGCTCTTCCATCACCGTTAAAATCATATACCATGAACTGAGTATAATGAGCTCCGGCCCTTATATTGACTCCCATATCAAGTCGCCACATCAGCCTTCCGTCAAGCTTATAACAGTCAAGATACACCTTGCCTGTATATCCCTTTTGAGATACATCATGCGAATTGGAGGGATCCCACTTTACTATATATTCGTACTCGCCGTCTCCATCTACGTCGCCAACACTTATATCATTGGCATGATATTCATATACCTCTCCTTTTTTGGTCACACCGCCTTCAGGCTTTTTAAGTGGGATATCCAGATAGTTATCCTTACTTGCCCATACGCTTACATGCTCAGCTTTTTTTAGGCGCACACTAAGCTCATCATCAGAAACATCAGTGCCAGATACAAAAGGCACTATACTATATACATCTTTTTCATTACCATTAGTATCAAGATAATTGGTGCTGTCTGTTACTACAGCTATCTTTTTATCGTTTCTAAAAACAACAAAATCAGTCCCTGTCAGACCTGTTTCATTACTTCCTGTTACTTCATCCTTAAAAAGTCTCCATGATACGAATATCCCGTTTCTTGTCTTTACTGCCACAAGGCCTCTTCCAAGTTTTTCCAATTGAGGCTTTAATACTTTGGTTACCGGTGTCTTTATGACAGGGCTCTCATCTATTACTTCAAGTACTACCGTTTTTTCTTTTACATCTTTAACTACTTCAGCATTATCAACTTCTTTATGTTCTTTCGCCTCTTCAGCTTCTCTTGCATCTTTAAGCTCTACATTTTCTCTAATGTCTTTAGAATCTTCAGTTTCTCTGGCATCTTTATCATCTCCAGTATCCTTACCTTCTTTTATCCTTAATGCCTGAACCTTAACATAGTAAGGAATCCTTGGCATCTTTTTAAGAATTCCCCTGCAATCTGCTGTTTGTGCCAGCTCTTTAAATTGCATGGAGTCTCTTTTTCTGTCTTTCCATAATAGTCTGTAGCGGTCAGCACCCTCTTGCATGTCCCAACCAAAAGTCATCTTATCGTCTTCGACAGTTTCAAGCCATATATTCATATATTGCAACCTCATAAAGTTTTGATTCATGATAATAACCCCGGCATCGACATCCGCGCAGGATGCCGATGCCGGGGTGTCTATAGCATATGATCATCTATATAACATTCATATATTTGATACACATCGTATTTCCGAGCTTTAGCAGCATTTCTATACGCAAATTGTATCTTTGTGCACTTATTTATCTCTGCGCATTAACCTCTTCGATGATAGTGTCATATCCCTGAGATCTGATTGAATCCAGTGTGTTCTTGAACTCTTCAAGTGAGATGGATCCACAGATATACTGGGTTCTTGCTGCTGTAACCTGCTCATCAAGGTCAGCGCCAACCTGAGAATATGTATCAGAGCCTACCAGATAAGAAAGTGCCGGATTGAGTTCTGCATATGGAAGAGCTGCTGCATAAGCTGCATCCTGAGCTTCATTGAACTTGTTGGTTGCGATCGGAATAGCACCTGTAGATGACTCTGATGATGGAAGGAATGTAAGGAGCTGGTTAAGACCTTTATAATTGTTGGCAAGTTCTACTGCTGCCTGATCCTCAGTTTCAGCATCGAGATCTACGATATATCCGTCTGCATCATACTCATAGTTGATACCTTCAAGACCATATTGTGTAAGTGTGAGCATCTCAGGTGAGCAGAGTCTGTCAAGAAGAGTAAGCGCAGCTTCGATCTTCTCTTCAGTATCAAGCGTTGTAGCAGAAAGTGTGAAAAATCCGTTATAACCGGCTGTAGCAAGTGTATGTCCGTTAACTGCTCCGTAAAGATTCATAGTTGCAGGTTCATCGGGATTAACAACTGATGCAGTATAGGTTTCATCTGCTTCAAAGTACTGCCATATTCTCTTACCTGAATCAAGAACGTCTATAAATACACCATTCTCTCCGGTCTTACATCCATTGGACCAAGAGTCTGTAGGTCTTGAATAGAAATCAGCAGGCATAAGGCCATCATCATAGAGTTTTTTGATATACTCAACAGCTTCAAAATACTCATCTGTAGTCCATACAGGCATAAGCTTGCCATCTACTTCCTGCCAGCCATTGCCGCATCCAAACCAGGTCTGGATGATATCAAAAGGACCGGTATACAAAGTCATCTCCATACCGATAGTATCATCTACGCCATTGCCATCAGGATCGTCATAGGTAAAGGCATATAACATCTTATATACATCATCCGGAGTTGCATTCTCAGGGAGCTCTACGCCCAGCTTTTGGGCCCAGTCCTGACGATAAGACAGACCATATCTGCCGATAACACGAGTACGTGGAAGGGCAATCAGCTGGCCGTTAACTGTAAGATTAGCAGCAACCTCCTTGGAAAGCTGTGACAGATAAGGATACTTCTCTGAATCCCAGATATATTTGTTAAGATCTACAAAAGCTCCGTTCTTGGCCGCTGATACAACATCGCCTGTAACAGTACCGCCCCAGGACATGATCTGAGGCATTGTAGATGGACTTGTAAGTGCCAGTGAATTCTTCTCAGAAAGTGCATCATTGGCATACCAGATAATATCAAGATCTGCGCCGCAGTAATCTTCTATCTGCTGTATAATCTCATCTGCATAGTCGCCTACAGCATTGACACCTGCATTGACATCAATTACTGACCATGTGATTGTCTGACGCTCGCCAGAACCCTCTGCCTGAGCACTCTCTCCGGATCCTTCTTGACCGCTGCTCTGGCCATTAGTTACTCCTGACTCAGTAGATGATGCTCCCCCACATGCGGCGAGACCTACTACCATAGCTGATGTTAACAGCATACTTACGATTTTCTTTTTCATGTTCTTTCCTCCTGCATATTATTTTGATTTGTTTTGAGCATATGTTTCTTTAAGCAGCTTTATTTTTTTACATAACTAAATGGGTAGGCTCCTTAGCCCTTTACAGCGCCGACCATAACACCTTTAGTGAAGTACTTCTGAACAAAAGGATATACACACAGGATAGGCACTGTTGCTATAACCGTACATGCCATCTTGACGGCCTTGTCCGGAGGCGTACCGTACATATCAAAGTCATTGGCCATGTTGTCAACGATAGCTGATGACTGAAGGATTATAGATCTTAGCTGGATCTGGATCGGATATTTCTCAGCAGTCTGCAGATATATCATGGATCCGAAATAGTCATTCCAAAAGCCAACTCCGTAGAATAGAGATATAGATGCTATAACAGGCTTTGAAAGCGGAAGAGCTATTCTAGCAAATATCTGAAGGTCATTGGCTCCGTCCATATATGAAGCCTCGTCCAGCTCTACAGGAAGCCCCTGGAAGAACTTCTTGATTATGATCATATTGAAAGGACTTATAAGGCCCGGGAGTATCAATGCACCGTATGTATCATAGAGTCCATATGCCCTGTAGACTATGAATGAAGGAATCATACCACCGCTAAAGAGCATGGTTATGATAACCAGATTCATTACAAAATTCCTGCCCCTAAAATGAGACTTGGAAAGAGGATAAGCAAATGTTAATGAAAAGAGCATACAAAGCGTCGTTCCAAGTGCTGTCAGTATCACCGAATTCTTAAGTCCTCTTAGAATATTTGCTGTTCTTATGGCATATTTGTATGCATTAAATGACCATATAGTCGGCACTATA encodes:
- a CDS encoding rhamnogalacturonan acetylesterase — translated: MDIEKFEIGYKEYPDKAKGWSGGVYYPRKEVVKRIQTQQDEVKDISTAIDTAIDTVINGTLKISSRTWTETEETGFGIYTYVEGPIFVLKTGLKDYKWTVIFSNQGREPIRVNCYADEVLMIKDAMIMPGCDQEISFINCSIHENTTLQFFVSDAATCKEDAGFNSLYIKDIEYIECEEKKSGIKPTIFLASDSTVQTYEKFYYPQMGWGQVFEKYFCPWEELTEYMSDDRIYPQCHVYEKESIIIENRSIGARSSRSFIDEGKWNALLRRARPGDYCFIQWAHNDATAVRPNRYVSISEFDGFLMKYIDSCRSRGIYPVLVTPVSRRNCDDYNGEFPLSFGEYRDVMIEVGRREHVPTIDLCRMSNEYMKKVGPEGAKDLHLWCPAGAYPDGAYKDGVSDNTHLQEYGALIYARMVAGAILTMEGFEEIDKLKLYVDISFEPVKKPLLVKEGPGRLDTATDIPTGFAMQELYVADSMANFLLIWNDVEGARSYNVYRKGSVDFQFFPLRSVTVKEKKSASVLPFRLPAADVYQVKVTAVFEDGSESESSRIIEFRA
- a CDS encoding rhamnogalacturonan lyase is translated as MNIWLETVEDDKMTFGWDMQEGADRYRLLWKDRKRDSMQFKELAQTADCRGILKKMPRIPYYVKVQALRIKEGKDTGDDKDARETEDSKDIRENVELKDAREAEEAKEHKEVDNAEVVKDVKEKTVVLEVIDESPVIKTPVTKVLKPQLEKLGRGLVAVKTRNGIFVSWRLFKDEVTGSNETGLTGTDFVVFRNDKKIAVVTDSTNYLDTNGNEKDVYSIVPFVSGTDVSDDELSVRLKKAEHVSVWASKDNYLDIPLKKPEGGVTKKGEVYEYHANDISVGDVDGDGEYEYIVKWDPSNSHDVSQKGYTGKVYLDCYKLDGRLMWRLDMGVNIRAGAHYTQFMVYDFNGDGRAEMAVKTAPGTRMHIYDEKGDEISNSYISLPQADIETGVTNEDNYVCSSEDYRNHLKEEFTYWQDHPEVVNGHWPGTLEECFGIPARYSYPLDYKDADELTDYFINVYAPSRSDKNRLWEFEGFVYEGPEYLTMFAGDGSELETIPFKFKRDDDGLMWGDYSMNRIEPCNRVDRFLSGVAYLDGVRPYLIVCRGYYTRTTLVAYDFFDNRFNEVWSADSGYVPMSNPFNDNPHEKKGSDPVYGVIAGQGNHSLSTADVDGDGYQEIIYGAACIDHDGSVLYSSYDYLPSGKYAKLGHGDAMHVANIDPDRPGLEIFNVFEGATAAPYGYALRDAESGKVYFGEYAETDLGRCMIGDICPDVRGLQVWVNDVYSVKGDKLDVPAPSTNMNIHWAADLTTQVTDGSEYLTENKCGVINDIVHGAMLIPKGTATNNGTKGNPCLVADLFGDFRDEIVLRLSDDSALRIYINTDITEHKLFTPLQDVQYRVAVAWQNNCYNQPGYTSYYYASDMRFDEVLPENG
- a CDS encoding ABC transporter substrate-binding protein; translation: MKKKIVSMLLTSAMVVGLAACGGASSTESGVTNGQSSGQEGSGESAQAEGSGERQTITWSVIDVNAGVNAVGDYADEIIQQIEDYCGADLDIIWYANDALSEKNSLALTSPSTMPQIMSWGGTVTGDVVSAAKNGAFVDLNKYIWDSEKYPYLSQLSKEVAANLTVNGQLIALPRTRVIGRYGLSYRQDWAQKLGVELPENATPDDVYKMLYAFTYDDPDGNGVDDTIGMEMTLYTGPFDIIQTWFGCGNGWQEVDGKLMPVWTTDEYFEAVEYIKKLYDDGLMPADFYSRPTDSWSNGCKTGENGVFIDVLDSGKRIWQYFEADETYTASVVNPDEPATMNLYGAVNGHTLATAGYNGFFTLSATTLDTEEKIEAALTLLDRLCSPEMLTLTQYGLEGINYEYDADGYIVDLDAETEDQAAVELANNYKGLNQLLTFLPSSESSTGAIPIATNKFNEAQDAAYAAALPYAELNPALSYLVGSDTYSQVGADLDEQVTAARTQYICGSISLEEFKNTLDSIRSQGYDTIIEEVNAQR
- a CDS encoding carbohydrate ABC transporter permease, whose protein sequence is MAKSKSGSKVKKSLGDRIVDVIIYVVLGLIAISTILPFLYVFAGSFATEKELTEKAFFIVPTIWSFNAYKYAIRTANILRGLKNSVILTALGTTLCMLFSLTFAYPLSKSHFRGRNFVMNLVIITMLFSGGMIPSFIVYRAYGLYDTYGALILPGLISPFNMIIIKKFFQGLPVELDEASYMDGANDLQIFARIALPLSKPVIASISLFYGVGFWNDYFGSMIYLQTAEKYPIQIQLRSIILQSSAIVDNMANDFDMYGTPPDKAVKMACTVIATVPILCVYPFVQKYFTKGVMVGAVKG